ACTAAGTCTGTAGGACTCAAACATGTTCTTATGCATGATAACAGTAACAGTGCTATTATTTTGCTAAAAAAGTTGCTTTGTGTATAACTTCTCCAGTAGATACAGTAACAAGAAACCAGAGATTACCTTCATCTGGTCCATGTAATCTCTATATCCACTATGAAAGCATCAGATGATTGAATACTTTATAGTAATAATCCTAACTGAGTTTTGCAGGAAGTCACAAAAACCTGATGTGGAATGCTTTTCTCAGGAGGCTTGATGATACAGATGAAAACGTGGAACAGATAAAACACCCTTTAAACCTTGCCTAAGCTTAGTCTTAATTCACACTACAATTTACACTACATTgcctaaagttttgggacaccctgtcctaatcaatgaattcaggtgttgggcttggccccttagttccagtgaagtgaactcttaatgcttcagcgtaccaagacaatttttggacattttggacaatttcacgctcccaacattgtgggaacagtttgactgcacactagtgcacaaagcaaggtccataaagacacagagaagCAAGTTTGGTgcggaggaacttgactgttcctgacctcaacccgatagaacacctttggcatgaattagagcggagactgtgagcaaggccttcttgtccaacatcagtgcctgacctcacaaacgcacttctagtggaatggtcaaaaattcccataaacacactcctaaagcctttccagaagagttgaagcatccccaaactgttcctacaaagctgggagcatgaaattgtccaaaatgtcttggtatgctgaagcattaagagttcctttcactggaactaaagggacaagaccaacccctgaaaaacaacatctgaatccaatgatttggagcggtTTCCCAAAACGTTTGCCAATGTAAAATACAAATCACATGGCACCCAGTTTCTGGATAATGCTACCACCTAATAAAATCAGTTCTTCTAAGAgtggaaaatgttttaaatgcaaGGATTTTCCTTCCGATTAAATTGTGAAGAGatttcccccccaaaaaaccccaaaaaagaTACACACCATTTAAAAccatttttatgtcattttaattaatCTCTCTCTACCCCATGGCACAACTCCagagtgtgtattttactgatgATAAACTCTTtcagagaggaacagagatgCTGCACAACcaatgttttcttttgtttttcaatcACCCAACCACAGAAATCAGTTTTTGTCTGTTATTGAAGGCTTGTGGTTGCAGAAAAACGGATAGAACTTTTTTCCTCCACGTAGCAACTGAACTAGGACCTTTTAAAGAATTCAGTGAGGTATGGGAAGACCATGAACACTCATGTTTCACACCATTATTTATTACTAACCATATCATTTAAGAACTTATGTACTTAATATTTTACTTTGCACATTCTGTGTAATTTTAAATCAATCTCTCCAGACACAGAATGTCAAAGCTTGTGGtatgtgtggggtttttttttttttttgatcactGAGAAAAAAATTGTTCTAATGTTCCCATGCTTTATATTCATGTAACAGTTTCCTATTAGATCTCTGGTTTAGTTGAATTTCATATAGAATGGAATGGTAAATTTATTACGGTTGACCAGCAGAAGTATCACAGAGGCTGGAACATCATTTCTTAACCAGTATAGAACTATTGAGACTTTTATATAATAGTTGTCCGCTGATAATCAATGCTGATGCTTGGGACCCTTCCTTTTTCCCTTTTCAGTGGGATTCTGGGGATTGTTACAGCAGCATGCACTGAATACAGGCACTGTTGTGATCCTGGAGATCCAGTTCATATATTACTTCATTAACCATCATTTTCTTACGGGGGAAAGGAATCTGTCTAGGGGAAAAAAACGTGAGgcgaaaataacaaaaaaaaaaaggaagtaacAAATACTTTGCATATTTTTGCTTGTACTGATTTCAGATACAGTTTTATCAATTGGGGACAACAACGTCATGCATTCCACTGGACTCCATTAAACATGCCCTTTTACTTAAAGATTAAAACTCCACAAAAGAAGGCTATAGTGCATGTGAATGGCTTTTAGGCCACAGGGAATATCCAAGTCACTATAACATCCATTTCTCCCATACATCAGTCCAAGTTGTCCCTTTCAGCCATGTAGATAAAGGCTCCTATGTGTCATTATCGATTCTgtgagctggaaaaaaaaaaaaaagagggagaagaCACATACATGAGACCATAGTAGTGGACAAACAGAAAGTAAACTTACATAGCAATATCACAAAGGAAGAACAACGGAGACTTACACTGTTTTGGTATCCTGAGTGCTTCTGTGTCACCAGACAGAACCTGGTGCATGACGCCCCGGAACTGATACAGCACCTTCAAGCTCTTTTCTTCACCCACGCAGGGGTCGTAGAAGCCTGGTAAGCCAGTCTGAACACAACAAATCATGTCAGTGATGCACTCAAATCATGgtaaatacaatacaatttttttttcctgcaccaCAACACATGAATTGGATTCTtaattctgactggtcagaggGTTTAGATAAATTTCCTATAACAATAGCTCTATCAGTAGTGTTGGCTGAAaggcaaattgctgtgatatTTGATaccacagaataaaacattttaggaTGTAGCATTTTATATAGTATGTAATATTATGCTACTGTAATGGCAACTAttctgtcattgattattttcccataacagcatgtTGTCATATTTCGTTCACCAGTTTGAGTGCGTTACCTTTGAGGCCTCAGTGAGAATGAGTTTGGAGTCTTTCACCAGGCACTGTAGCGGTACAGTCACATCAATGACTCTTGCCCTTTCATGCTTCCTGCTGTTGTCTGTCACGAACTTTCCATACCAAGCGTTGAGTATGATGAGGCCTGGTAAGAGAAGATTACTTAATGAAAATGTGTTGCAAATGAATATCTAGCATCATTTATTAATCTTCTGtattctggtcagggtcactgGATTAAATGACTTATTACTTTATATTTTAGGGGATAGAAGAGCTCATAAAGCTAGCAAGTGAATGATGATTTGACAATATTTAAGCTATGAGTCGAACACTGATAACACAGAAGGCATGTCAGTGATGTGACCACAGGAAGCTACTCCCATTTTTTGAGATACTAGTTAACCCATTCATGAACTGGATCATATGCGCTGGAAGCATGAAAAACATGAAACTCCAGTTCAGTTCATGGGACTTGAGTGTATGTTATAATCTAAGGCGTAAAACAGTAAGCACTAAGTAAAATGACTTATGACAGCATGATATACTGTAGTAGCACCTTTATTGTTACTCACCTGAACCAAATACAACACAAAAtgcttgtaatttttttttaattgtgtttaGATTTGGAGATTTCTGAATTGTGTGTTTTGACGCCAACCACACGGACCCGTTATCTCTTACCCATTTTGGACTCCTCGGCTTCGATGATCCTGCGTACTGACTCCTGCATCAGCAGAACCTGAGACACAAGAATACGTGCAATCATTTTACCTTAGccattaaaaacaatattttgaaATAGTGGTCACAAATGGGTGACAGGTTAACACTAGCAGTAGAAGAGGGTTAAAAGTAGAATCTTTTTATTTTGGCAACTGTACACTGAACATCCAGTTTCTCTATATGTGTCAAAATTGTCATTTGACAGTGTGTGGGCATCTTGAATGGGAAATTTGATTGCAATCTACATTTCTGTTTAATGCTTTTTACTATTAGAGGTAGTCTGTAGTTTCCAGATGCACAGGATGAAAAATTTAGACACTCACGGGCAACATTTTGTCTCTAAAATTCTCTTTTCTATACAGTAATGGCTACCATGTTGAAGAAGGGGCATAAAAGAAAGGATGTGGCATGGATTTAAGCCACGCCTAATGGAGGTAAAGTCTAGTTTAGAATTGCcctgtgtatacatatatacatagtaGAAaatagggcttttcacacttgaactTGTTAACCCTGGGTCATCCTAAACCgccagaatcctgggttatctgtAATcacgtttcacactgctcatactatACCTGGGGTTAACTGTTAATCCTGTATTCATTAACAGACGTTTCACAcagtacattcctaaaccccagGTTAAcattcttatttgcatatttgcggAGTCGCTATCACTGTTTGGACGAACAGCAGGCAACCTTTTTTTCCCAGGGTTAAAAGCAGTGTTTAGAACGACGATAACCCGGGGCTAAATGCAGTGTGAAAAAGCCTAAGTGTCACATTTCACAGTTTAAAAGATTTTCCCCAGATTTCAAAGAGAAATAATTATCACCACGACAAAGTGGTACTAATGGATAAATGGGGAACTGTGTAATCTAAATGTATTGCTTCTGTTCATGCTACTAAGAAGCACTGTGATTAACTAGTCTACATTAAGAAGCATCGGCAGTATAATAGCGCCATGTGGACGTACAGCAGACTCGGCTTCTTGCTTCTTCTTGGCAATCTCAGACGCGGCGCTCTCCCGCTGCTTCTCCAGTTCCCTGAGGTGAGAAAGAGGATCACAAGCAAATTAAGCACAAAtcccaaaacaaataaacacaaactgctTACATTCTGCCTCTATACATTATATGCCTACAAATTCACTGTAAAGAATGCACTCAACCAGTATTATGTGTAAGTTCCTTAATAGCATTATATTCACAATTCAGGTGGTACGCGGAAATCGTTCCTTACTGTTCCTTCTGAGCAGACATGTAAGGTTTGATAACAAGACGCTGGATCGCCAAGTAAAACACCAGAGGTCCGACAGTGGCGTAGAACACTGCACTGGGAAGGAGCTGGTCTGTCAAGTGGATCGGAAAGAAATATGTCTGGCTGGCTCTATTCAACCTGAAACATAAAGAGACATTTTACATGCATGGTGAGTAAAATGactttaattcattcatataaaacaaacaaaaaaacatcagcttCATACTTGATCTTGAGCGAAACACCTTGCGGCACTCCAACACTGACTGTAGCACCAAGAACACTGTGTCGACTGATCTTAGTCTCAGCACCGTACTCCACCACTGTTCCGAAAAAGCCTGATCTGTACGCAAAGTATGTTTgcgtgtgggggaaaaaaaaaaagagacataaGGTAGGGTAGGATTAGCAATCCACGTGCCAGCAACTTAATTATGTAACTACGACATAATAGGTACTCAAGTACATACTTGACAGAACCCTTGATCTTGGTCTGGTCATCATCTTGGAATTTGTATTGGTAGCTCATCATAATGAAAGTATGTGGAATCCCCAACTGTCAAATGGAATACAACAACAGGATGAGCCATTCACAAAAAACAGTACTGTAAGTAAATGATTGAAAACTGACTGTGTATCATGGTATGGCCCACAATTTAACAATATCCTTATAAACATTGCCGTGCTGTATTGCACCGACTTCTGAAAAGCATAGGTTTTGAACTGAGGCTTTAGTCAGTCGTCGGCTTTAACAAgttactgacctgcacagcaaATGTGAAGTGGCTGCTCTTTGTGTCTCTCACAATGCTGGTGTTCATGGAAGACTGAGCACCCCAGCGCCACTGTAGGTAGCCCATTGTGTTCTTGTCTAGGTGGCGTGCAAGCACGGTGGTTATGCCTGGACGTACGCCACGTGACGAAAACTGCATTGCACACTGAGCGGTCATGAAgctgaaagaaacacacacacattcagagagTGGGATAATGGGCCAAATTAAAATCCTTGTGTAGTATTGATATTTACAAAAGTGATTAATCATGATTGTTTATATGTCATGGGTTTagtatttaaaaatacagtatttaaaagtgtaaTGCTTGTTTTATGTTTCTTAAAAAACCTATTTCTTTCCAGACACTATTTATAAGTATTGTAAATGCAACAAAATTAGAAAATCACAGAACCCCCGTCTCGGTTTCACAGACCCCACTGTGACAAGCATGTCTATAAAAAAGACCCTAAAATAACTTAACTGCACCATTACACTCCTGCTCTCGTACAACTGCAGTCGGATCTCAAATATCATCAACTGGAGTATCTAAGTCCAAGAAGACTAGACATGTCCCCACTTATCAGAAATAATTcagtattatttaataaatatgcaCTGAAAGAGACACTGGCATGTGCTGGCCTTCTGCAGTCTAGACTGGTGGCGCTGTTGGTTCATTTAAACCAGCACAAGAACTTCTCAGACTTGAAGAAGCATCTAAATGACTGGTACTCTTTGTGCAAGGATAGTTATTTTCAGTTTCTGTTTCTTCATGAGAACTTCACTACACTGCTGACATGCATTACTCACCAGCGAGGTGTCAGGTTGCGGAACATCTTCAACCCAAAGAGAGGACCGTGTGTGTCTCCTGCTCCTAACTCAACCTACAAACAGAATAAATGTGTCTTGCATTCCGTGGAATAGCATTCATTATAAGTTTGTATTAAAATAGCAAGCTGGCAAAGTGCGTACCTCTCCCCAGCCTTTTGCTGACGTCACCCGTCGCAGAGACAAGTTAATGCTTCCACCGCCGTTGCCATTGTGTGTGGAAAGAGAGCCGGAGAGAATGGCCGTGTCTGACGTCGTCAGAGGGGCCTTGAGGGGgaggaaaagaaacacaaacaaacaaacaaaaaaaagacatatgCGTGTGAGATAAAATGTCTAAAAAGCAAATCTCATATAATGCTGACAGCACATACTGACATAAAGGAGCTGACTCTGATTCATCAAAGACATCCAAGGTGAATGAAAGCAAATTTCACACACAGTGTCAACTTCAATTTTGTACTCACACCTGCTCTGACTGTTAACCATAACCTGCATCCTCATATCCTGTCTTTAGCTACTGTAAGAATAAAATGTATGAaagataaaacatttttttttccaatattcTGAGTTAAAGGTGTAGTTTACTCGTCTAAGGACTTGATGGAGAAAAAGAATGTTGAGGAATATGGAATACGTCTACTACGCCTGCATTGATGAGGCATTAATGTTTCGTGGAAATGTTACAAATATGACAGTAAATAGGGAgtcattaatcattaataatcaataatggATCATCATTAATCTGCTTCTCGTgtctacatccatccattcattgtCTATAACCGCTtttttcctaattagggtcacagggatctgctggagcctatcccagcacacattgggtgaaaggcaggggtacaccctggacaggtcaccagtccatcgcagggtcacacatatagacagacaaccacacactctcacacttctTTTGTAGATATCTTTGATTAATAAGACTTGATTGCTTTTCAGTTTCTAATTCATTTAACAAGGCTGAATTGATTCAAACTAGGGCTGGGGAAGTTAACGCATTATTATCGCCGTTaactcattaattcattaacgcCGACAATTATTGTACTGCGCGTTAAAgcagtttttataattttgtaaataatttaaaaagtctGCTGGTAACTGGCTGCAAATACATATACAGACAAACAACGGACGGGTGACGGGAGGGGTGGGATCTCATTTCGTATTGGCTTGGGATAAATGTCATGACATGTCTGAAGCAATGAGAGCATTTTGGATGAGCGTAATTGTGCTACGGCGCTCAGAGGAACCGGAAAAGAAGTAGAATCAGCGGATAGACAAAGACGGaaaacaggcaggcaggcagagagagagacagagagagagacagagagagagagagagagagagagagagagagagcacgtgcGTTAACTCgtgttaactcatgacaatcatgcgattaatcacgattaaatattttaatcgacTGACAGCCCTaattcaaacaaataaacaaattctcTCTTTTGAGAAATCCCATACCTCTATGGACTGAGATATATGCATCTTGTTAATCTCAATGTTGGGGAAGCCACCACCAGAGAGTTCCTCATACTCTTCCTCATAGTGATCAAAAAGGTCTGTGGCATCCACACCCACACTGATTGTCCCCTGCCGGAGAGATGATCAATAAATCAGGTAAAATACCTTGATGCTTTAAGACTTAAAGTGAAATGGTC
The DNA window shown above is from Hemibagrus wyckioides isolate EC202008001 linkage group LG15, SWU_Hwy_1.0, whole genome shotgun sequence and carries:
- the dnajc11a gene encoding dnaJ homolog subfamily C member 11a, with protein sequence MAAALEEDEIDNDDYYSLLNVRREATQEELKASYRRLCMLYHPDKHRDPELKRQAEQLFNLVHQAYEVLSDPQSRAIYDIYGKRGLSVEGWEVVERKRTPAEIREEFERLQREREERRLHQRTNPKGTISVGVDATDLFDHYEEEYEELSGGGFPNIEINKMHISQSIEAPLTTSDTAILSGSLSTHNGNGGGSINLSLRRVTSAKGWGEVELGAGDTHGPLFGLKMFRNLTPRCFMTAQCAMQFSSRGVRPGITTVLARHLDKNTMGYLQWRWGAQSSMNTSIVRDTKSSHFTFAVQLGIPHTFIMMSYQYKFQDDDQTKIKGSVKSGFFGTVVEYGAETKISRHSVLGATVSVGVPQGVSLKIKLNRASQTYFFPIHLTDQLLPSAVFYATVGPLVFYLAIQRLVIKPYMSAQKEQELEKQRESAASEIAKKKQEAESAVLLMQESVRRIIEAEESKMGLIILNAWYGKFVTDNSRKHERARVIDVTVPLQCLVKDSKLILTEASKTGLPGFYDPCVGEEKSLKVLYQFRGVMHQVLSGDTEALRIPKQSHRIDNDT